Proteins found in one Populus alba chromosome 14, ASM523922v2, whole genome shotgun sequence genomic segment:
- the LOC118039474 gene encoding glucan endo-1,3-beta-glucosidase 7 translates to MVVLPYTVAFLLLSSLQTVKIANSQSFIGINYGQVADNLPPPTSTAKLLQSTSIQKVRLYGSDPAIIKALANTGIGIVIGTANGDIPGLASDPNFAKSWINTNVLPFYPASNIILITVGNEVMTSNDQNLMNKLLPAMQNVQNALNDASLGGKIKVSTVHSIGVLKQSEPPSSGSFYPSYGDLMKGLLEFNSANGSPFAINPYPYFAYRSDTRPETLAFCLFQPNAGRMDGNTKIKYMNMFDAQVDAVYSALNSMGFKNVEIVVAETGWPFKGDDTDVGPSIENAKAYNGNLIAHLRSMVGTPLMPGKSVDTYLFALYDEDLKPGPGSERSFGLFKTDLTMVYDVGLSTSSQTRSLAAASQPLIAAAINTSNNNSSMSMSTCNCTCNCTSIINISSGSNKVYLIGIFNLDLLYGFMGLSLICLFFYDFQT, encoded by the exons ATGGTGGTGCTTCCTTATACTGTTGCTTTCCTACTCCTTTCCTCCTTACAGACTGTAAAAATCGCAA ACTCGCAATCATTCATCGGTATAAACTATGGCCAAGTTGCGGACAACCTTCCACCACCAACATCCACCGCAAAGCTTCTTCAATCCACTTCAATCCAAAAGGTCCGATTATATGGATCGGACCCCGCCATAATCAAAGCCTTAGCCAACACCGGAATTGGAATTGTTATCGGCACTGCAAATGGTGACATTCCAGGACTAGCCTCTGATCCCAATTTTGCCAAGAGCTGGATCAACACAAACGTGCTTCCCTTCTATCCAGCTAGCAATATCATCCTCATCACTGTTGGCAACGAGGTCATGACTTCCAATGACCAGAATCTCATGAACAAGCTCTTACCAGCAATGCAAAATGTACAGAATGCTCTAAATGATGCATCGCTTGGGGGTAAAATTAAGGTCTCCACAGTTCATTCGATTGGAGTGCTTAAGCAGTCTGAGCCACCTTCTTCTGGAAGCTTTTATCCAAGTTATGGGGATCTGATGAAGGGCTTGTTGGAGTTTAATAGTGCGAATGGTTCGCCTTTCGCAATCAATCCCTACCCTTACTTTGCCTACAGAAGCGATACAAGGCCTGAGACTCTTGCTTTTTGCCTTTTCCAGCCGAATGCAGGACGAATGGATGGAAACACTAAGATCAAGTACATGAACATGTTCGATGCTCAG GTGGATGCAGTTTATTCTGCACTGAATTCTATGGGATTTAAGAATGTTGAGATTGTGGTGGCTGAGACTGGATGGCCATTTAAAGGAGATGACACCGACGTAGGGCCAAGCATTGAGAATGCCAAGGCTTACAATGGCAATTTGATTGCACACCTTCGATCGATGGTGGGCACTCCACTCATGCCAGGAAAATCAGTGGATACATACCTCTTTGCTCTTTATGACGAAGACTTGAAACCTGGACCTGGTTCTGAGCGATCATTTGGACTTTTCAAGACTGATCTCACCATGGTTTATGATGTTGGACTCTCTACAAGTAGCCAG ACCCGGTCACTAGCAGCAGCATCACAACCGCTAATAGCAGCAGCCATCAACACCAGCAACAATAACAGCAGCATGAGCATGAGCACGTGCAATTGCACGTGTAATTGCACGAGCATTATCAACATTAGCAGCGGCAGCAACAAAGTATATTTAATTGGGATTTTCAATTTAGATTTGTTGTATGGGTTTATGGGACTTTCTTtgatttgccttttcttttatgacttCCAAACTTAG